CCGTTCATCGAATCGAAGGTGGCGCCCGGCCTGGACCTTTACCCGGCCTTCCCTGTGGAGGCCGCACTGTTGGGGTTGGGGGCCTCGGTGCTGGTGGGGGCGCTCGCCGGTGCCATCCCGGCGCTCGTGGCGATCAGGGTCAAGGTCATGGACGCCATAAGGTTTTAGCACGCCCCGCTACTGGTGATTATTGCTTTGCGGGACAGGGAAGCTGGCAGTGTATGACGTGCAGATCGACCGTGTTGTTCTGGGTCGTAAAGATACCTAGTTCGGTGAAAACCCATCGTTGGTACACCTCCCTTGCGGTGGTGGCCTGCCCATAGACCCCGAGCACTACGTGGGTTTCCGCCCTGCCGGAAAAGATGGTAGCTAGGGCTGACTTGGCAATTCTCTGGCCACGCGCCGCCGGGTCAACGGCTAGTTCATGAACGACGAGGACCTCCTGCGGGTCCGTAGGGAGCTGCGAACTTTTCCCAACGCTTTGGGCGATCGTTGCGAGAATGTTCTGCCAAGAGTCATCGCCATGCAAGCTGTGAACCAGAGCAAACCCAAGGAGTTGCTCCTCATGTGAGCAGGTGAGAAGTCGTCCGGCGGATTGGGCCAATTGGGCTGGTCCCCAGTCCACGATCTGGAGTAGCTCCGCAGGGTCTTCACAATAGGGCTCGGCTGCAAAGATCTCGACGAAGAGAGCGGAAACCTTAGACCAAAGTGTAGGGCTAGCTGAGCCGTTGAAGGTCTCATAGAGGGCAGGCATCACAGGTTTTCTCGCGCTGGCAAGTTGAACCACCGCAGGTGTAGTTGCTAGTTAAGGACCACCAGCACGACGGCGAGGAAATGGGTGGCGAACCCTGCCACGGTCAACGCGTGGAACAGTTCATGGAAGCCAAAGTGCCGGGCACTGAAGTTGGGTTTCTTGATCCCGTAAATGACAGCTCCTGCAATGTAGAACGCGCCACCCACGCAGATCAAGATGGTGGGCAGGGCCCCCGCCGCCCAGAATTGCGGCAGGAAGAACAGCGCCGTCACGCCCAGCAAGACGTAGATGGGCACGTACAGCCAGCGCGGGGCGCCCACCCACAGCACCCGGAAGAGCACCCCCGCCAGAGCTCCGGACCAGATCAGCCACAACAGCAAGGTGGCGGTGGGAGGCGGCAGCATCAGTGCCGAAAGCGGCGTGTAGGAGCCGGCGATGACCAGCATGATGTTGCTGTGGTCCACGCGCTTGAGCAGCCGCTTGGTCCGAGGCTGCCAGTTCCCGAGGTGATATAGCGCGCTCGTACCAAATAAAAGTACGCCCGTCACGGTGTAAATAAAGGTCGTCACCTTGGCGGTGGTCCCCGGTGCCAGCAGCACCAGAAGCGCCCCGCCGATCAAGACCAAAGGTGCTGTGACTGCGTGCAACCACCCGCGCCAGCTGGGCTTGACGTCGGGGGTGAGGGGGCGTGTCATGGTCAAAATCATAGCGCCGAACCCACCATGTTACTGGACAGTAGTATTTGTTGTTTTAGTTCTTGGCGGAAATGCGCGGCACTGCCGGGTAATCTAGGTCTAGTACGTTTCCCCGGCTGGCAGGCCACAATTGGTAAAGGCATGGTGCACACTCGTGAGGTTGATGCCCGGCCCGCTGCAGATGCCCAAATTCCTGTACAACTACTATGAAAGAAGTCTCGGCAAATCCCTCGACGCCAGCAGCGTGCCCGGGCACATCGGCGTCATGGTGGACGGCAACCGCCGCTGGGCCAAGCAGTTCAACGCGCCCACCAGTCAGGGCCATCAGGCCGGTGCGGATAAGATCCTGGAATTTTTGGGATGGTGCCAGGACCTGGGCATCAAGGTGGTCACCTTGTACATGCTCTCCACCGACAACATGAGCCGCTCCCCGGAGGAGCTGGACGAGCTCATGGGGATCATCGCCAACACCCTTGACCTGCTCGACGCCGATGCCCACATCAGCGTCCACGCCATGGGCGCCCCCGAACTGCTCCCGGACTACCTGGCCGAGCGCCTCTCCACCCTGACCACCAGGGTCCCCGCCACCGAGCGTATCCATGTGAACATGGCCATCGGCTATGGTGGGCGCCGGGAAATCGTCGACGCCGTCCGTGAACTGTTGCGCGACGCGGACAGCGCCGGGCGCACCATGGAAGAAGTGGCCGACACCTTGAGCGTGGATGACATCTCCAAGTTCCTGTACACCCGCGGCCAGCCCGATCCCGACCTTGTCATCCGCACTTCCGGCGAACAGCGACTTTCGGGCTTTTTGATGTGGCAAAGCGCCTACAGCGAGTTTTACTTTTGTGAGGCGCTCTGGCCGGCGTTTAGAAAAATCGATTTCCTCCGGGCCCTGCGCGACTACGCCGGCCGCAGCCGCCGTTTCGGCAGCTAAGGCAGAGCCGGCCACCAGGTAACCAAATGTTCACCGGAAAGACACCCGACACGAGCCTGGGGTGCGAGCCGCAGCCGCCCTCTCCGGAGTAGTTTGGCAGTAGTGGCCACGGCATCCCCGCCCGCCACACCTATTGATCTTCGGGTCGAGCACTGGCCCGGAAGGCTGGAGTCGGCATGGTTGAGACAATGAAACTCGAACAGCATTCACAGCACACCCGCCTGGGGCAGGAACTGCGCAGCTACGTGATTGACACCTCCGTGCTCCTCTCGGATCCGCGGGCCATCCTGCGTTTCGCCGAACACGAGGTCATTGTCCCGATAGTTGTCATCTCCGAGCTGGAAGCCAAGCGGCACGACCCCGAACTGGGCTATTTTGCCCGCACCGCCTTGCGCCTGCTCGATGACCTCCGTGCACGGCACGGCGGCTTGAGCGTACCCATCCCCTTGGGCGACGACGGCGGATCCTTCCGTGTGGAGCTCAACCACGTCTCCTCGGAGGTGCTTCCCGCGGGGATCCGGGGAACGGACAACGACTCCCGCATCCTCGCCGTCGCCAAGAACCTGGCGAACGAGGGCCGCAACGTGGTGGTGGTCTCCAAGGACGTCCCCATGCGGGTGAAGGCCTCCGCCATGGGCCTGGCCGCCGACGAATACCGCAACGAGCTGGTCCACGACTCCGGCTGGACGGGTGTGGCGGAACTGGAGCTTGGTGAGGAGGACATGACCGCCCTGTACAATCACGAGCCCGTGCTGATCCCCGAAGCCGCCGCCCTGCCCACCAACACGGGACTGGTGCTGACAAGCAACCGCAGTTCGGCACTGGGCCGGGTGGGGGCCGACCAGCAGGTGCGGCTCGTCAAAGGGGACAGGGACGTGTTTGGGCTGCACGGGCGTTCGGCCGAACAGCGCCTGGCCCTGGACCTGCTCATGGACCCCGAGGTCGGCATCGTCTCCCTCGGCGGGCGCGCCGGCACGGGCAAGAGCGCCCTGGCCCTGTGCGCCGGGCTGGAAGCGGTACTCGAACGCAACGAACACCGCAAGGTGGTGGTGTTCCGGCCGCTATACGCGGTGGGAGGCCAGGAGCTGGGCTACCTGCCGGGCTCGGAGAGCGAGAAGATGAACCCGTGGGCGCAGGCGGTTTTCGACACGCTCGGCTCGGTGGTAACCGAGCGCGTCATGGCGGAGATCATGGAGCGCGGCCTGCTGGAGGTGCTGCCGCTGACCCACATCCGCGGCCGCTCCCTGCACGATTCCTTCGTGATCGTCGACGAGGCGCAGTCATTGGAAAAGAACGTGCTGCTGACGGTCATGAGCCGGATCGGGCAAAACTCCAAGATTGTGCTCACCCACGACATCGCACAGCGCGACAACCTCCGGGTGGGCCGCCATGACGGGATCGCCGCCGTCGTTGAAACCCTCAAGGGGCATCCGCTCTTTGGCCATGTCACTCTCACCCGCTCTGAGCGTTCGCCCATCGCGGCGCTAGTGACGGAGATGTTGGAACGGGCGGAAATCTAGCGCGCGGGCCATCCCGGCCAGGGCCCTTTGCGGCCCGGGTGCTTAGCGGTTATGCGCCCGGGCCAAGATCCCACGGGATATGGTTCCTGACGTCGGTCAGGCCCATGCTGACCTCCTCGAAAAGGTCATCGAGCATGTACTCGTCAATGCCCAGCAGGATCATCGAGTGCCCGGCACCGGCGGTGTCACCATCCAGGGACTGGCTGGCCACGCACACGGCCGTCTCCAGGTCGATCCGCACCACCGTCCGCCCGGGGTAAAGCAGGGGAGCGGCAGGGAAGAGCGGGGCGTAGCTGTTGTTGGCTGTCAACACGGCCTGGATGGCAGCTCGCCCGTGATGCTCCACGCGGGTGATGTTCTCAATCTCGGCGACATTGGCAAACGGCTTCTCCAGCGGGACGGGGCGCTCGCCTGCCAGTTCCACCGGGTCAAGGGCTGAGGCGAAACGCCCGGACCCATAGGCGGGCTCACCGTACAGGGCTTCGGGGCGGCGCACCACATACCCTTGGCTGTCCTTGACCGGGTTGGCCATGGAGGGCGGCAGCAGCCAAGGCTTGCGGTTACCGCTGATGAACAGGCTGTCCTTGGAGTCGTTGATCTTGGTGGTGGAAGCCAAAAGCCTGCGGTCCAGCGTCTCCACCCGCAGCGCCCCGGGCCGGCGCACCCAACATTTCATGGCCTTGAGTTCCATATCCGACGACGGGTCCCCCTCCCGGGCGCCAGCCTCCTGTGCCGCCGTGGCAACACCCATGTGCAGCTCAAAACGCAGGCTTTGCCAACGCCAAGGCGAAGACCGGCAGAGGTGGCGAAATGTGTCGTCAGTGAGCGCTTGGCCATTCATATCCACAGCTTACGCCGGAGCCGGAGAATAGCGTCCCGAAACGGTGCCCGGTGGCGTAGCATCACGCTATGGTGACACAATTGGCGGATTTGTGGGAACAGAGCCCCTTGGCATTCTTCTGTGCCTTGCTGGCCTGCCTGTACTTTCTGTATCTGGCGGTGATGCTGAGCCTGATCGACATTCGTACGCACACCCTGCCGAACCGCTATGTGTTGCCCGCCTACGGCTTTGCCGGGACCTTGTTGGTGGCCAGTGTCCTGCTGGCAGGGAATCCAGGGCACCTAGTGCCCGTGGTGGGCGGGGCGCTGGCGCTGGGCGCCCTGTACTGGGTCCTGTGGGCGGTGTATCCGGCAGGCATGGGTTTTGGAGACGTCAAACTGGCCGGTGTGCTGGGCCTTTACCTGGGGTTTCTGGGTTGGCAGCACGTGCTGATCGGAGCCGCTGCGGGTTTCGTGGCGGGAGGGCTGTGGGGCCTGACCCTCATTCTCAGCCGCCGCGGCACCGTCAAGTCACGCATCCCGTTTGGCCCGTCCATGATCGGAGGGGCCATGGCGACCATGGTGTTCTTCCCGGTGTAGGACGGTGCAGCGGCTACGCTGATGGTATGGGATCACCTGACTTCATTCTCAAGCTGCGAGAAAAAATTGGCCACGATCCGCTCTGGCTTCCGGGCGTGCGCGCGGTGGTGTTCGACGACGCCGGCCGGGTGCTGCTAGGTGAACGCTCCGACACCGGCGGCTGGGCCCTGATCACAGGCATCCTGGAGCCGGGGGAGGAGCCGGGCCCCGGCATGCTGCGGGAAATCTTCGAGGAAACGGCTGTGGAGGCACGGATCGAGCACCTGCTGGGGGTGGCCGCCGTCGGGCCGGTGACGTTCCCCAACGGGGACGTGTGCGACTTCTTGAACATCGAGTTCATCGCCCGCCACGAAAGCGGGACGGCGCGGGTGAACGACGATGAATCCGTAGCCGTGGGCTGGTTCGCCATCGACGAGCTGCCGCCGCTGCGCCCCGGCCACTTGTCCTGTATCCAGCGCGCCGTGGCGTTCGACGGGCAGCCGCACTTCGAGCGTTAGCGGCCCTCGGGAACCGTCGTGGCAACCGTCCCGCGGGTGACCCTTGGCCGTTGGAGGAACTGCCGCACCAGGTTCGCCCCGCAAAGGACCATCGATGTGAGCACGCCGGCAGCACCGCCGAGCATTGCGCCGCCGATGATGATCATGCCGCGCAGGTCCAGGCCGTTTCCGCCCGCGAAGTACTCATCGTAGGGAGGCCGAAACACCGCAAAGGCAAGCTGCCCGGCAAACCAGCCATAAGCCAGCGAGCCCAACAGCCCGACAAAGAAGAACCAGGCCATGCGCTTCTGCGGCTTCTTCAGGCACCATGTGCCGTAGAAAACCAGAGCAACAATCGGGATCAGCGCCAGCGCACCGCCCACCAGCAATTCAACGGTGTCGTAATCCATTCGCACTCCAATCCTGGCCAGTTGCCGAGTCTACGCCAACGCAAAAGGTGCGTGCCGTGCGTCGTACTTTCCCAAGCACGACGCACGGCACTCACCTTTTCAGCGCAACCTTAGGGTTTATCTGGGGTTTCCTTTGGCGCATCCTCGGTGAGCAGGAGCGTGTCCGTGCCCTCGGCCGCGGACTCCGCGGCGGGTGGCTCCGAAACTGCCATCTTGCCTGCGGCCCGCTCGGCCTCCAGACGCAGTGCCTCTTCCCCGCCGATGGCCTCGCCACGGGCCACCATGCCGGAGGTGCCAGAGAGCGGGATGACCTTCATGGTCAGGGCCAGGATCAGCGCGATCACCATGAACGGGATCAAGTACCAGAACACCGGCGCCAGTGAGTCGGCGTAGGCGTTGATGATGCCGTCCTGAACGGCCTGCGGCAGCTTGTGCAGCTCCTGTGGGTCCAGGGTGGACATGGCGCTGCCCGCCTGCTCGGCAGATGCGCCGTCGGCGGTGAACACAACCTTGAGGGACGTGGCTAGGCGAGTGGTGAACATGGCGCCAAAGACTGCCACACCCAGCGCCGAGCCTACTTCGCGGAAATAGTTGTTGGTGCTGGTCGCGGTGCCCAGCTGGGCGGCCGGGACCGAGTTCTGCACCACGATGACCACAATCTGCATGATCAGACCCAGGCCGGCGCCAAAGACAAACAGCTGGGCGCAGATGACCCAGATGGGGGTTTCGGCAGAGAGAGTGGTCATCCACAACATGGCGATGATAGTCAGGATGGAGCCGACGATCGGGAATGCCTTGTACTTGCCGGTCTTGGTCATGCGAAGACCGGACCAGATGGAGGTACCCATCAGGCCCACCATCATGGGCAGCATCAGCAGGCCGGACTCGGCTGCCGAGGTGCCCGAGGACATCTGCAAGAAGGTTGGCACGAAGGCCAAGGCGGCGAACATGCCCATGCCCAGCACAAAACCGATGGCTGTCGAGTTCAGGAAAATTCGGTTCTTGAAAAGCGACAGCGGGATGATCGGATCCTGCGCTCGGGCCTCGGTGAAGATGAACAGAGCCAGTGAGGCAATCAAACCGGCGCCCCACGTCCAGGTGGTCAGTGACGTCCAGCCGTCGCTCTTGCCGCCAAAGTCGGTGAAGAAGATCAGGCAGGTGGTGGCGATGGAGAGAAACGCCACCCCCATGAAGTCCATCTTCTTATCCGCCTTCTTCGAGGGCAGGGTCAGCGTGAAGAAGGCCACGATGAACGCGATGATACCGATCGGGATGTTAATGTAGAAGGCCCATTCCCAGGTCAGGTGGTCCACGAAGTAGCCACCGAGCAGGGGGCCGGCAACGGCGGAGAGGCCGAAGATGGCGCCCAGCGGGCCCATATACTTGCCTCGCTCGTTGGCCGGGACAATATCGGCGATGATGGCCTGCGAGAGGATCATCAGCCCGCCGCCGCCCAGGCCCTGGATGGCCCGGAAGATCACAAAGCCCCAGAAGTCCGTGGCCAAGGCGCAGCCCACAGAGGCGAGGGTGAAGATGGCAATGGCGGCCAGGAACAAGTTGCGCCGGCCCAGGATGTCACCGAACTTGCCGTAGATGGGCATCACGATGGTGGTGGCCAGCAAATAGGCGGTGGTGATCCAGGTCTGGTGTTCCACACCGCCCAGCTTGCCCACGATGGTGGGCATGGCGGTTGACACAATGGTCTGGTCGAGGCTGGAGAGCATCATGCCTGCGATGAGGGCGGAGAAAATGATCCAGATTCTTTTCTGGGTCAACAGGAGCGGTTCCCCTGCTTTTACTGCGGTACTCATGGGGTCCCTTCAAGGGGTAACAGGGAGGATTGGAAAATTTGTTGAGCCATGTGCAGGTTGTTGAGCAACAGTTCCGAGAAGGTCGTGGTGTTTTCCTCGGAGAAGACGGCATAGCTGGCCCGCTGCGAACAGGTGCCGAACACGGCCGCCGCCATAGCGACCATGGGGTCGTTGGCCGGGCGGGACTCCCGCTCGGCAATGAAAGCGGCAAAGTCCTGCTCCCGGCCTTGGGCACTGCCCATGACCTTCAGCATGAGGTGGGGCTCCTTCTTCATGACGCTGACCAGTTCCAGGACGTGGTCCCCGGTGAGGTTCATTTCCGTCGCCATGGCCGAGGTCAGAGTCAACAAGTCACGCAGCAGTGTTGTGGTCAGCCCCTGGGGTCCGCGTTCGGCCCCGGAATCCGGGCCTGCGGCCAGGAAGGCGGCCACGGCTTCTGCAGGGAAATCGTCCAACAGGTGGCCGATGATGGCGTCTTCCTTGGACGGGAAGTAGTTGAAAAATGTCCTTCGGGACACACCCACGTCCTCGCACAACTGCTCAATCGTGAAGCCGTTGAGCCCCTTTTGGGCGGTGGCCAGCCGGGCAGCCTTGGTGATGGCGGAACGGGTTGCCTCACGCTTGCGGGCACGCAGGCCGTGGCCCTGACAATTATTTGCACTCTCAGTCACAAAGTAAAATTTTGCACTATTAATACAAAGGTGCAAAATCGCGCGAATGTGGCGTTCGTCATATTCTCACTGCCGGGGCGAGGTGCTGTGAAAACGGAGTGTCCGGGCCCGGTTCCACCCACGCGTAATCCCAGTGTCATCCACGTTTCACCCAAACCGGGGGCAACCCGCGAAACAGGTGGGAAGATGCACCGTTCTCGCGGGTAGGCACCGTTCTCGCGGCGGCGGCAGGTGTAAGCGCGACGGGGCCATGGTGTGGCGGCGCTCATATACGACGGCGGGAGGCCACCTTGAAAAGGTGACCTCCCGCCGTCGTGCTTGAGAACAGCGCCGCCCCAGTG
This region of Arthrobacter alpinus genomic DNA includes:
- a CDS encoding GNAT family N-acetyltransferase, encoding MPALYETFNGSASPTLWSKVSALFVEIFAAEPYCEDPAELLQIVDWGPAQLAQSAGRLLTCSHEEQLLGFALVHSLHGDDSWQNILATIAQSVGKSSQLPTDPQEVLVVHELAVDPAARGQRIAKSALATIFSGRAETHVVLGVYGQATTAREVYQRWVFTELGIFTTQNNTVDLHVIHCQLPCPAKQ
- the trhA gene encoding PAQR family membrane homeostasis protein TrhA gives rise to the protein MTRPLTPDVKPSWRGWLHAVTAPLVLIGGALLVLLAPGTTAKVTTFIYTVTGVLLFGTSALYHLGNWQPRTKRLLKRVDHSNIMLVIAGSYTPLSALMLPPPTATLLLWLIWSGALAGVLFRVLWVGAPRWLYVPIYVLLGVTALFFLPQFWAAGALPTILICVGGAFYIAGAVIYGIKKPNFSARHFGFHELFHALTVAGFATHFLAVVLVVLN
- a CDS encoding isoprenyl transferase encodes the protein MPGPLQMPKFLYNYYERSLGKSLDASSVPGHIGVMVDGNRRWAKQFNAPTSQGHQAGADKILEFLGWCQDLGIKVVTLYMLSTDNMSRSPEELDELMGIIANTLDLLDADAHISVHAMGAPELLPDYLAERLSTLTTRVPATERIHVNMAIGYGGRREIVDAVRELLRDADSAGRTMEEVADTLSVDDISKFLYTRGQPDPDLVIRTSGEQRLSGFLMWQSAYSEFYFCEALWPAFRKIDFLRALRDYAGRSRRFGS
- a CDS encoding PhoH family protein, with translation MKLEQHSQHTRLGQELRSYVIDTSVLLSDPRAILRFAEHEVIVPIVVISELEAKRHDPELGYFARTALRLLDDLRARHGGLSVPIPLGDDGGSFRVELNHVSSEVLPAGIRGTDNDSRILAVAKNLANEGRNVVVVSKDVPMRVKASAMGLAADEYRNELVHDSGWTGVAELELGEEDMTALYNHEPVLIPEAAALPTNTGLVLTSNRSSALGRVGADQQVRLVKGDRDVFGLHGRSAEQRLALDLLMDPEVGIVSLGGRAGTGKSALALCAGLEAVLERNEHRKVVVFRPLYAVGGQELGYLPGSESEKMNPWAQAVFDTLGSVVTERVMAEIMERGLLEVLPLTHIRGRSLHDSFVIVDEAQSLEKNVLLTVMSRIGQNSKIVLTHDIAQRDNLRVGRHDGIAAVVETLKGHPLFGHVTLTRSERSPIAALVTEMLERAEI
- a CDS encoding prepilin peptidase; this translates as MVTQLADLWEQSPLAFFCALLACLYFLYLAVMLSLIDIRTHTLPNRYVLPAYGFAGTLLVASVLLAGNPGHLVPVVGGALALGALYWVLWAVYPAGMGFGDVKLAGVLGLYLGFLGWQHVLIGAAAGFVAGGLWGLTLILSRRGTVKSRIPFGPSMIGGAMATMVFFPV
- a CDS encoding NUDIX hydrolase, which translates into the protein MGSPDFILKLREKIGHDPLWLPGVRAVVFDDAGRVLLGERSDTGGWALITGILEPGEEPGPGMLREIFEETAVEARIEHLLGVAAVGPVTFPNGDVCDFLNIEFIARHESGTARVNDDESVAVGWFAIDELPPLRPGHLSCIQRAVAFDGQPHFER
- a CDS encoding MDR family MFS transporter, encoding MSTAVKAGEPLLLTQKRIWIIFSALIAGMMLSSLDQTIVSTAMPTIVGKLGGVEHQTWITTAYLLATTIVMPIYGKFGDILGRRNLFLAAIAIFTLASVGCALATDFWGFVIFRAIQGLGGGGLMILSQAIIADIVPANERGKYMGPLGAIFGLSAVAGPLLGGYFVDHLTWEWAFYINIPIGIIAFIVAFFTLTLPSKKADKKMDFMGVAFLSIATTCLIFFTDFGGKSDGWTSLTTWTWGAGLIASLALFIFTEARAQDPIIPLSLFKNRIFLNSTAIGFVLGMGMFAALAFVPTFLQMSSGTSAAESGLLMLPMMVGLMGTSIWSGLRMTKTGKYKAFPIVGSILTIIAMLWMTTLSAETPIWVICAQLFVFGAGLGLIMQIVVIVVQNSVPAAQLGTATSTNNYFREVGSALGVAVFGAMFTTRLATSLKVVFTADGASAEQAGSAMSTLDPQELHKLPQAVQDGIINAYADSLAPVFWYLIPFMVIALILALTMKVIPLSGTSGMVARGEAIGGEEALRLEAERAAGKMAVSEPPAAESAAEGTDTLLLTEDAPKETPDKP
- a CDS encoding TetR/AcrR family transcriptional regulator, encoding MTESANNCQGHGLRARKREATRSAITKAARLATAQKGLNGFTIEQLCEDVGVSRRTFFNYFPSKEDAIIGHLLDDFPAEAVAAFLAAGPDSGAERGPQGLTTTLLRDLLTLTSAMATEMNLTGDHVLELVSVMKKEPHLMLKVMGSAQGREQDFAAFIAERESRPANDPMVAMAAAVFGTCSQRASYAVFSEENTTTFSELLLNNLHMAQQIFQSSLLPLEGTP